The following are encoded together in the Nocardioides thalensis genome:
- a CDS encoding pyridoxal phosphate-dependent aminotransferase, with protein MRHHAEPRAGRHARRLDGIPPTIFAEMSALAVRTGSVNLGQGFPDSDGPPEVIARAVAALEGGGNQYAPGSGVPALRQAIARHQQRHYGIELDPDTQVLVTTGCTEAIAAALLGLVDPGDEVVVLEPYYDSYTAMIGFAGGVRRPVTLRAPDFRLDADELRAAVTARTRLILLNSPHNPTGSVLTRAELEAVAAVAVEHDLVVVTDEVYEHLTFDGREHVPIATLPGMAERTLTLSSAGKSYSFTGWKVGWATGPADLVAATLGAKQWLTFTSGAPLQPAVALALDEHPDFPLQLARSLQERRDHLRSGLTAAGLAPYVPEGTYFVSTDISHLGWASGREFCLALPERAGVVAVPMEVFYDRPDEPGGGRQLVRWAFCKDVAVIDEAATRLAGADLNA; from the coding sequence GTGCGCCACCATGCCGAACCACGGGCCGGTCGTCATGCCCGCCGCCTCGACGGCATCCCGCCGACGATCTTCGCCGAGATGTCCGCGCTGGCGGTGCGCACGGGCTCGGTCAATCTCGGTCAGGGCTTCCCCGACAGCGACGGCCCACCCGAGGTCATCGCCCGCGCGGTCGCGGCCCTCGAGGGCGGCGGCAACCAGTACGCCCCGGGCAGCGGCGTGCCCGCGCTCCGCCAGGCGATCGCGCGCCACCAGCAGAGGCACTATGGGATCGAGCTGGACCCCGACACCCAGGTGCTCGTCACGACCGGGTGCACGGAGGCGATCGCGGCCGCGCTGCTCGGCCTGGTCGACCCGGGTGACGAGGTGGTGGTGCTGGAGCCCTACTACGACTCCTACACCGCGATGATCGGGTTCGCGGGCGGCGTACGCCGGCCGGTGACACTGCGGGCGCCCGACTTCCGCCTCGACGCCGACGAGCTGCGGGCGGCCGTCACGGCGCGCACCCGGCTGATCCTGCTCAACAGCCCGCACAACCCGACGGGAAGCGTGCTGACCCGCGCCGAGCTGGAGGCCGTCGCGGCGGTCGCCGTGGAGCACGACCTGGTCGTGGTCACCGACGAGGTCTACGAGCACCTGACCTTCGACGGCCGCGAGCACGTGCCGATCGCGACCCTGCCCGGCATGGCCGAGCGGACCCTGACCCTGTCGAGCGCCGGCAAGTCCTACTCGTTCACCGGTTGGAAGGTCGGCTGGGCCACCGGGCCCGCCGACCTGGTCGCCGCCACCCTCGGGGCCAAGCAGTGGCTGACGTTCACCTCGGGCGCACCGCTGCAGCCGGCCGTCGCGCTGGCGCTCGACGAGCACCCGGACTTCCCGCTCCAGCTCGCGCGCAGCCTGCAGGAGCGGCGGGACCACCTGCGCTCGGGGCTCACGGCGGCCGGGCTGGCGCCGTACGTCCCGGAGGGCACGTACTTCGTCAGCACCGACATCTCCCACCTCGGCTGGGCGAGCGGCCGGGAGTTCTGCCTGGCGCTGCCGGAGCGGGCCGGCGTGGTGGCGGTGCCGATGGAGGTGTTCTACGACCGGCCCGACGAGCCGGGTGGCGGGCGGCAGCTGGTGCGGTGGGCGTTCTGCAAGGACGTGGCGGTGATCGACGAGGCCGCGACGCGGCTCGCCGGCGCCGACCTCAACGCCTGA
- a CDS encoding ABC transporter ATP-binding protein, with translation MSHHATATTSHDTIAVAVDGVTRTYRSRSGDVHALRGVTHVFARGSFTAVMGPSGSGKSTLLQIAAGLDRPTRGRVSIGGTALDGLDETALTKFRRTAMAFVFQSYNLLDALTVADNVAAPARLAGLPVRRAAVLDALAQVGLRDLAGRRPPELSGGQQQRVAIARALHSRPDVLFADEPTGALDRRTGREVLELLRALADDGQTVVMVTHDPLAASYAHHTLFLADGQIVGRMDRADAAHIAAAMSELES, from the coding sequence ATGAGCCACCACGCCACCGCGACCACGTCGCACGACACGATCGCCGTCGCCGTCGACGGGGTCACCCGCACCTACCGCTCCCGGTCCGGGGACGTCCACGCGCTGCGCGGCGTCACCCACGTCTTCGCCCGCGGCAGCTTCACCGCCGTGATGGGCCCGTCCGGCTCGGGCAAGTCGACCCTGCTCCAGATCGCGGCCGGTCTCGACCGGCCGACGCGCGGGCGGGTGTCGATCGGCGGCACGGCGCTGGACGGCCTGGACGAGACCGCGCTGACGAAGTTCCGCCGTACGGCGATGGCGTTCGTCTTTCAGTCCTACAACCTCCTCGACGCGCTGACCGTCGCCGACAACGTCGCCGCGCCGGCACGTCTCGCCGGCCTGCCGGTGCGTCGCGCTGCGGTGCTGGACGCGCTGGCGCAGGTCGGCCTGCGGGACCTCGCAGGACGCCGGCCACCGGAGCTGTCCGGCGGACAGCAGCAGCGGGTGGCGATCGCTCGCGCCCTGCACAGCCGCCCCGACGTGCTGTTCGCCGACGAGCCCACCGGGGCGCTGGACCGGCGGACCGGCCGGGAGGTCCTCGAGCTGCTCCGGGCGCTCGCCGACGACGGCCAGACGGTGGTGATGGTGACGCACGACCCCCTCGCGGCGTCGTACGCGCACCACACGCTGTTCCTCGCCGACGGCCAGATCGTCGGGCGCATGGACCGCGCCGACGCAGCCCACATCGCTGCGGCCATGAGCGAGCTCGAGTCATGA
- a CDS encoding DedA family protein, whose amino-acid sequence MPALPEIVPLFLGIDWLDPEWLLDRFGPEFLWISLLILFVECGLFFPFLPGDALLFAYGVFVATERIDVFPGSPLVELLVGTTLMVVAAFGGNVAGYEIGRKLGPPLYARDGRLLKRRYFEETEVFFDKHGNKALVIGRFVAFVRTYITIVAGVTRMDRARFYTWSLIGAVLWVDSIAMLGYFLGRKVPWLSHNIDYVIIAIFGFGGLLMLFEAIRRRRTNAPEADDRDHDGRPDRDIAGFDV is encoded by the coding sequence GTGCCTGCACTGCCCGAGATCGTGCCGCTGTTCTTGGGCATCGACTGGCTCGACCCCGAGTGGCTCCTCGACCGCTTCGGCCCGGAGTTCCTCTGGATCTCCCTGCTGATCCTGTTCGTCGAGTGCGGCCTGTTCTTCCCGTTCCTCCCGGGTGACGCGCTGCTGTTCGCCTACGGCGTCTTCGTCGCGACCGAGCGCATCGACGTGTTCCCCGGCTCGCCGCTGGTGGAGCTGCTCGTCGGCACCACGCTGATGGTGGTCGCGGCCTTCGGCGGCAACGTCGCCGGCTACGAGATCGGCCGCAAGCTCGGCCCTCCGCTCTACGCGCGCGACGGGCGGCTGCTCAAGCGGCGCTACTTCGAGGAGACCGAGGTCTTCTTCGACAAGCACGGCAACAAGGCGCTGGTCATCGGCCGGTTCGTCGCGTTCGTCCGCACCTACATCACCATCGTCGCCGGGGTCACCCGGATGGACCGCGCTCGGTTCTACACGTGGAGCCTGATCGGGGCGGTGCTCTGGGTCGACTCGATCGCGATGCTCGGCTACTTCCTGGGCCGGAAGGTGCCGTGGCTCAGCCACAACATCGACTACGTGATCATCGCGATCTTCGGCTTCGGCGGTCTGCTGATGCTCTTCGAGGCGATCCGGCGGCGTCGTACCAACGCGCCGGAGGCCGACGACCGCGACCACGACGGCCGCCCCGACCGCGACATCGCCGGCTTCGACGTCTGA
- a CDS encoding response regulator transcription factor, whose amino-acid sequence MRVVIAEDVALLREGLAAILERAGHDVLAAVGDADALLAYVEHAEPDLVVTDIRMPPDFSDEGLRAAVAVRAAHPEIAIMVLSAYIADAYLADLLDNAPGGGIGYLLKDRVGHVREFLDSIDRVAEGETVVDPEVVRQLLRRRRDDGPLAALTQREREVLALMAQGRTNGSIAAELVVSEAAVRKHVGSIFAKVPIEPAADRRVSAVLAYLRESG is encoded by the coding sequence CTGAGGGTCGTGATCGCCGAGGACGTCGCCCTCCTGCGGGAGGGCCTGGCCGCGATCCTGGAGCGGGCCGGCCACGACGTGCTGGCGGCCGTCGGCGACGCCGACGCACTGTTGGCGTACGTCGAGCACGCGGAGCCCGACCTCGTGGTCACGGACATCCGGATGCCGCCCGACTTCTCCGACGAGGGGCTCCGGGCCGCGGTGGCCGTCCGGGCGGCGCACCCGGAGATCGCCATCATGGTGCTCTCCGCCTACATCGCCGACGCCTACCTCGCCGACCTGCTCGACAACGCGCCCGGCGGGGGCATCGGCTACCTCCTCAAGGACCGGGTCGGTCACGTGCGCGAGTTCCTCGACAGCATCGACCGGGTCGCCGAAGGCGAGACCGTGGTGGACCCGGAGGTCGTCCGCCAGCTGCTGCGGCGACGGCGTGACGACGGCCCGCTCGCCGCCCTCACCCAGCGCGAGCGCGAGGTGCTGGCGCTGATGGCGCAGGGGCGCACCAACGGCTCCATCGCGGCCGAGCTCGTGGTCAGCGAGGCGGCGGTGCGCAAGCACGTGGGCAGCATCTTCGCGAAGGTGCCGATCGAGCCCGCGGCCGACCGCCGGGTGTCCGCGGTGCTCGCCTACCTGCGCGAGTCAGGGTAA
- a CDS encoding DedA family protein has product MTTTNPDDIGGVAGFAVDLMEKMGAVGAGAAIAIENLFPPVPSELILPLAGFSASQGDINLAAALIWTTVGSVVGATVLYAVGAIFGRDRMYWIWDRLPLTKHDDLERTEAWFGRHGRKAVFFGRFIPIFRSLISVPAGVERMPLVTFLGLTLAGSAIWNTTFVLLGYYLGEQWHKVEPVVGVFQWVVIAVVVLAVAWWVVLRVRSRVRAPGEE; this is encoded by the coding sequence GTGACCACCACCAACCCCGACGACATCGGGGGAGTCGCCGGCTTCGCCGTCGACCTGATGGAGAAGATGGGCGCCGTCGGCGCCGGCGCGGCGATCGCGATCGAGAACCTCTTCCCGCCCGTCCCCAGCGAGCTGATCCTGCCCCTGGCCGGCTTCTCCGCGAGCCAGGGCGACATCAACCTGGCGGCAGCGCTGATCTGGACGACCGTCGGCTCGGTCGTCGGCGCGACCGTCCTCTACGCCGTGGGCGCGATCTTCGGCCGCGACCGGATGTACTGGATCTGGGACCGCCTCCCGCTCACCAAGCACGACGACCTCGAGCGCACCGAGGCGTGGTTCGGGCGGCACGGCCGCAAGGCGGTGTTCTTCGGCCGGTTCATCCCGATCTTCCGCAGCCTGATCTCGGTGCCCGCCGGCGTGGAGCGGATGCCCCTGGTGACGTTCCTCGGCCTGACCCTGGCGGGCAGCGCGATCTGGAACACCACGTTCGTGCTGCTCGGCTACTACCTCGGCGAGCAGTGGCACAAGGTGGAGCCCGTCGTCGGCGTCTTCCAGTGGGTCGTCATCGCGGTCGTCGTGCTCGCGGTCGCGTGGTGGGTCGTGCTCCGGGTGCGGTCGCGGGTGCGCGCTCCCGGCGAGGAGTAG
- a CDS encoding response regulator transcription factor has protein sequence MATATIPAQPIQLTRTPEPATVPGRREVKLTPREADVLTLLAMGRSNAEIAEELFVSICTVKSHVRRLLTKMNRRDRLQLVVTAYTSGFMGERAVAPRPQHACHCAA, from the coding sequence ATGGCCACCGCCACCATCCCCGCCCAGCCGATCCAGCTGACCCGCACGCCCGAGCCCGCCACCGTCCCCGGTCGTCGCGAGGTCAAGCTCACCCCGCGTGAGGCCGACGTGCTCACCCTGCTCGCGATGGGCCGCTCCAACGCGGAGATCGCCGAGGAGCTGTTCGTCAGCATCTGCACGGTCAAGAGCCACGTCCGCCGCCTGCTCACCAAGATGAACCGCCGCGACCGCCTCCAGCTGGTCGTGACCGCCTACACCAGCGGCTTCATGGGCGAGCGCGCCGTCGCCCCGCGCCCCCAGCACGCCTGCCACTGCGCCGCCTGA
- the pyrE gene encoding orotate phosphoribosyltransferase, translating to MTTTDTSLAADIDATCRLTGEFTLRSGQVSTEYFDKYLFEADPLLLARVAREMCQLLPADTELLGGLEMGGIPIATAVSQLLGMPALFVRKEAKKYGTCKLAEGPDFRGKRVTLIEDVITTGGAVRDATRALREGGAIVEHVVCAIDRSPEGENPLADVGLEVHAVLTKADLDAARAAAGA from the coding sequence GTGACGACGACCGACACCTCGCTCGCTGCCGACATCGACGCCACCTGCCGGCTCACCGGGGAGTTCACGCTCCGGTCGGGGCAGGTGAGCACGGAGTACTTCGACAAGTACCTCTTCGAGGCCGACCCGCTGCTGCTCGCCCGGGTCGCCCGGGAGATGTGCCAGCTGCTCCCTGCCGACACCGAGCTGCTCGGCGGCCTCGAGATGGGCGGCATCCCGATCGCGACGGCGGTCAGCCAGCTGCTCGGCATGCCGGCCCTCTTCGTGCGCAAGGAGGCCAAGAAGTACGGCACCTGCAAGCTCGCCGAGGGGCCCGACTTCCGCGGCAAGCGGGTCACGCTGATCGAGGACGTCATCACGACCGGCGGCGCCGTGCGGGACGCCACGCGCGCGCTGCGCGAGGGCGGGGCGATCGTCGAGCACGTGGTGTGCGCGATCGACCGCAGCCCCGAGGGTGAGAACCCGCTCGCCGACGTCGGCCTCGAGGTCCACGCCGTGCTCACCAAGGCCGACCTCGACGCTGCCCGGGCGGCGGCCGGCGCGTGA
- a CDS encoding sensor histidine kinase, with protein sequence MRTSPDAWAAVRGRPWEFLASWWPWRSIGYLLTTVPVGMTVLVSLVLLLGVGVVTLVVVVGVVVLAAIPRVTGGIGILERARVRLVLPRDDGGAAPTLRERLLAGRGLRVSWSEIGYAVLLAGVLWVVDALVLLFTITTAVVLLLAPYLVRFDTLGMLGWDIDSTREAWVAFGLGIPTTVAAAYVVTGVACGQAALARLLLDPPEHRLVQAVADLRRSRVDLVGAFETERRRIERDLHDGVQQRLLALTMTLGRAELDVPEGPGLDLLREAHEQAEAALEELRFTVRGIHPRVLTDHGLAAAVDDIADRSPVPVDTTIMLPGRLPAPVEAAAYFVVSEALTNVARHARARSVRVRAWVERDRLVLTVVDDGDGGADPASGSGLAGLALRLEALDGTLDVHSPPGGPTEVRMECPIDAG encoded by the coding sequence ATGCGCACCTCCCCGGACGCCTGGGCGGCCGTCCGTGGACGACCGTGGGAGTTCCTGGCGTCCTGGTGGCCGTGGCGCTCGATCGGCTACCTGCTGACCACGGTCCCCGTGGGGATGACGGTCCTCGTGAGCCTGGTCCTGCTGCTCGGCGTCGGGGTCGTGACCCTCGTCGTGGTGGTGGGAGTCGTGGTGCTGGCAGCGATCCCGCGCGTCACCGGCGGGATCGGGATCCTCGAGCGGGCGCGGGTGCGCCTGGTGCTGCCCCGGGACGACGGCGGCGCCGCGCCGACGCTCCGCGAGCGGCTGCTGGCCGGCCGCGGCCTCCGGGTCTCGTGGTCGGAGATCGGGTACGCCGTCCTGCTCGCCGGCGTGCTCTGGGTGGTCGACGCGCTGGTCCTGCTGTTCACGATCACCACGGCCGTCGTCCTCCTGCTGGCGCCCTACCTGGTCCGGTTCGACACCCTCGGGATGCTCGGGTGGGACATCGACAGCACCCGCGAGGCCTGGGTCGCGTTCGGTCTCGGCATCCCGACGACCGTCGCGGCGGCGTACGTCGTCACCGGCGTCGCCTGCGGGCAGGCGGCGCTGGCGCGGCTGCTGCTGGACCCGCCGGAGCACCGTCTCGTGCAGGCGGTCGCCGACCTCCGCCGGTCGCGGGTCGACCTCGTCGGCGCGTTCGAGACCGAGCGGCGCCGGATCGAGCGCGACCTGCACGACGGCGTCCAGCAGCGGCTGCTCGCCCTCACGATGACGCTGGGCCGCGCCGAGCTCGACGTCCCGGAGGGGCCCGGCCTCGACCTCCTGCGCGAGGCGCACGAGCAGGCGGAGGCGGCGCTCGAGGAGCTGCGGTTCACCGTGCGGGGGATCCATCCGCGTGTGCTGACCGACCACGGCCTCGCGGCGGCCGTCGACGACATCGCCGACCGTTCGCCCGTTCCGGTCGACACCACGATCATGCTGCCGGGGCGGCTTCCCGCACCGGTCGAGGCCGCGGCGTACTTCGTCGTCAGCGAGGCGCTGACGAACGTCGCGCGCCATGCCCGCGCGCGCTCGGTCCGGGTGCGCGCCTGGGTCGAGCGGGACAGGCTGGTGCTGACCGTCGTCGACGACGGCGACGGCGGGGCGGACCCCGCGAGCGGTTCCGGCCTCGCCGGGCTGGCCCTCCGGCTGGAGGCCCTGGACGGCACCCTCGACGTGCACAGCCCGCCCGGTGGCCCGACGGAGGTGAGGATGGAGTGCCCGATCGACGCAGGCTGA
- a CDS encoding LuxR C-terminal-related transcriptional regulator has product MGELLVGRAAPADELLERLGGGGRVVLYGEAGVGKTALVRAVLAGRGYREGGCLATLAWSPYLPLRRAFGRDLPDETWTGDAEYVATAVTEALAGETLFVDDVQWADPGSLRVVEILGDSLPLVLAVRRGDPAAAPTLERLGVGVADRLDLDPLAPDDAAELVRALRPKLGSADVQDLVRRSGGNPLLIEELADSDRGTESLHLAVLARCRALPEDQLDALSLLTVAGRPLPTSDVPGADGLVEAGLAVAGDGYATIRHSLVAEVIGDLISDDRERRCHLQLTELLTHPGEVAVHLLAAGEPAAAYDAAMRAVEGARTPGERVAHLETAARCVDPETGAEFRLQAAEAANEVDESTKAAALLDDLPDREDLRFRVARQRAIIAYFEGDGPAQRAALDAQVAAARPGTVEEVVTLAELSFMRIVVDGHYEESLRLAEQAVALAEQVDAGHVAALKALADALYLNGDDRWREAMPAAIARARADGDFAREWRIANNYISAMESFGPHDGALALASEMRERCAALRLMELQRNFEFRELNLASHACRYDLVLDQAPTLLAARGSSEQYLVDLSFTLAAAQFDLGMIDEGLATAEGMLARASERARSSYHLVRAWGFLEAGLPERVLDEEPAFHAAELDQMRIALAGPIFAWAALETGADEPPPPPVIPDTGLVSGAGAELAGVAALRAGDPAAAADAFAAAVQGYEGHRRGVVRTGWAYGEALRLAGDPDAERTLLAAEADARQLGLVGVTNRCERSLRAMGVRRSAAIARSSDSPLTAREHEIVLLAAEGLTDKAIAARLGIAHRTVQTLLANARRKVGAENRGHLISLVAGR; this is encoded by the coding sequence GTGGGTGAGCTGCTGGTAGGGCGCGCCGCGCCCGCCGACGAGCTCCTCGAGCGCCTCGGCGGAGGCGGGCGGGTCGTCCTCTACGGGGAGGCGGGGGTCGGCAAGACGGCCCTCGTCCGCGCCGTGCTGGCCGGCCGGGGCTACCGCGAGGGCGGCTGCCTCGCGACGCTGGCGTGGTCGCCGTACCTCCCGCTCCGCAGGGCGTTCGGCCGTGACCTGCCCGACGAGACCTGGACCGGCGACGCCGAGTACGTCGCCACCGCCGTCACCGAGGCGCTGGCCGGCGAGACGCTCTTCGTCGACGACGTGCAGTGGGCCGACCCCGGCTCGCTGCGGGTCGTGGAGATCCTGGGCGACAGCCTGCCCCTCGTGCTCGCCGTACGGCGCGGCGACCCGGCGGCCGCGCCGACCCTCGAGCGGCTGGGCGTCGGGGTCGCCGATCGGCTCGACCTCGACCCGCTCGCTCCCGACGACGCCGCCGAGCTGGTGCGCGCGCTGCGGCCCAAGCTGGGCAGCGCGGACGTCCAGGACCTGGTGCGCCGGTCGGGCGGCAACCCGCTGCTCATCGAGGAGCTGGCCGACAGCGACCGGGGCACAGAGAGCCTGCACCTGGCGGTGCTCGCGCGCTGCCGGGCGCTCCCGGAGGACCAGCTCGACGCGCTGTCGCTGCTCACGGTCGCCGGCCGGCCGCTGCCGACCTCCGACGTCCCGGGCGCCGACGGGCTGGTCGAGGCCGGCCTCGCCGTCGCGGGTGACGGCTACGCGACGATCCGGCACAGCCTGGTCGCCGAGGTCATCGGCGACCTGATCTCCGACGACCGCGAGCGCCGCTGCCACCTCCAGCTCACCGAGCTGCTCACCCACCCCGGAGAGGTCGCGGTCCACCTGCTGGCGGCCGGTGAGCCGGCGGCGGCGTACGACGCCGCGATGCGCGCCGTCGAGGGCGCGCGGACCCCCGGCGAACGGGTGGCCCACCTCGAGACCGCCGCGCGGTGCGTGGACCCCGAGACCGGCGCGGAGTTCCGGCTCCAGGCCGCCGAGGCCGCCAATGAGGTGGACGAGTCGACCAAGGCCGCGGCCCTGCTCGACGACCTCCCCGACCGCGAGGACCTGCGCTTCCGGGTCGCGCGGCAGCGGGCGATCATCGCCTACTTCGAGGGCGACGGCCCGGCGCAGCGCGCCGCGCTCGACGCGCAGGTCGCGGCGGCGCGTCCCGGCACCGTCGAGGAGGTCGTCACCCTGGCCGAGCTCAGCTTCATGCGGATCGTGGTCGACGGGCACTACGAGGAGTCGCTCCGGCTCGCCGAGCAGGCGGTGGCCCTGGCCGAGCAGGTCGACGCCGGCCATGTCGCCGCGCTCAAGGCGCTCGCCGACGCCCTGTACCTCAACGGCGACGACCGCTGGCGCGAGGCGATGCCGGCGGCGATCGCGCGTGCCCGCGCCGACGGCGACTTCGCGCGGGAGTGGCGGATCGCCAACAACTACATCTCCGCGATGGAGTCCTTCGGTCCGCACGACGGCGCGCTGGCGCTCGCCAGCGAGATGCGCGAGCGGTGCGCCGCGCTGCGGCTGATGGAGCTCCAGCGCAACTTCGAGTTCCGCGAGCTCAACCTGGCCAGCCACGCGTGCCGCTACGACCTGGTGCTCGACCAGGCGCCCACGCTGCTCGCGGCGCGCGGGTCCTCGGAGCAGTACCTGGTCGACCTCTCGTTCACGCTCGCCGCCGCGCAGTTCGACCTCGGCATGATCGACGAGGGCCTCGCCACCGCGGAGGGCATGCTCGCGCGTGCTTCCGAGCGGGCGCGCAGCAGCTATCACCTGGTCCGGGCCTGGGGCTTCCTCGAGGCAGGGCTGCCCGAGCGCGTGCTCGACGAGGAGCCCGCCTTCCACGCCGCCGAGCTCGACCAGATGCGGATCGCCCTCGCCGGGCCGATCTTCGCGTGGGCCGCGCTCGAGACGGGCGCCGACGAGCCGCCACCCCCGCCGGTCATCCCCGACACCGGGCTGGTCTCCGGAGCGGGCGCGGAGCTCGCAGGCGTCGCGGCACTGCGGGCGGGCGACCCGGCCGCCGCGGCCGACGCGTTCGCCGCGGCCGTCCAGGGCTACGAGGGTCACCGCCGCGGCGTCGTGCGGACCGGCTGGGCGTACGGCGAGGCGCTCCGCCTCGCCGGCGACCCCGACGCCGAGCGCACCCTGCTCGCCGCCGAGGCCGACGCGCGCCAGCTGGGGCTGGTCGGCGTGACCAACCGGTGCGAGCGGTCGCTGCGGGCGATGGGCGTACGGCGCAGCGCGGCCATCGCGCGCTCGTCCGACTCGCCGCTCACCGCGCGGGAGCACGAGATCGTGCTGCTCGCGGCGGAGGGGCTCACCGACAAGGCGATCGCCGCGCGGCTCGGGATCGCCCACCGCACCGTGCAGACCCTGCTCGCCAACGCCCGCCGCAAGGTCGGCGCCGAGAACCGCGGCCACCTCATCAGCCTGGTCGCCGGCAGATGA
- a CDS encoding FtsX-like permease family protein, protein MILRLSRQNVRQTWPAYLGAFVALVFGVVLLGVTVALIGAVARSAEADDVTLAERTELNDLSSMFGTMSGISLFMAVFVVGSTFGFVVATRRRELGLARLIGATPRQVRRMILLESGVVAVAASVVGALASTALTPVALWAIRAYGLTDLHLDAPPAWLAWSIAVPVGVAVALMGAWRSSKRASRVPPAAALREANVERRRPGVVQLLVALVCAAAVVAVAVVARDMPPLFAMVVAIFLPELLVIGVMCVGTLLLPASARLLARPFVGAHVTARLARDQLTAASRTTAALAAPVVAISGIACSLIVTLSFVADWTTAQDRAQLEAPLVVATGGNAEVADSVAADPAVAVADERRRVGLTVRGEREDVDVVDLEDAGAARGLRAVRGSLDDLHGATIAVSETWTTDAGGDVGDTLPARVAGKEVRLRIAAVVPDAPGLYGEMLVPEDLVAPLVAETPPELVFVVPEDDENPEEVRAALVAGMPDGGRVLTAEEYLAENDAASRRANSFGLWILLGPAGLYAAIAMVNATLVGASQRRRQDAVIRLLGATPRQVRHAAMWEAAFIGGAGLVIGGLIAAFCAGVVRLAVDRDVPGAATTIPWPAVLGIGGTCLLLVVTAALAGARVHVVAGRNVPEPDPA, encoded by the coding sequence ATGATCCTCCGGCTCAGCCGCCAGAACGTGCGGCAGACGTGGCCCGCCTACCTCGGGGCGTTCGTGGCCCTCGTCTTCGGCGTCGTGCTGCTCGGCGTCACGGTCGCGCTGATCGGGGCGGTGGCCCGGAGCGCCGAGGCGGACGACGTGACGCTCGCCGAGCGCACCGAGCTCAACGACCTCTCCTCGATGTTCGGGACCATGTCGGGGATCTCCCTGTTCATGGCGGTGTTCGTCGTCGGCAGCACGTTCGGCTTCGTGGTCGCGACCCGTCGTCGCGAGCTCGGGCTCGCGCGTCTCATCGGGGCGACGCCGCGGCAGGTACGGCGGATGATCCTGCTCGAGTCGGGGGTCGTCGCCGTCGCCGCGAGCGTCGTCGGAGCGCTGGCCAGCACGGCCCTGACGCCCGTCGCGCTCTGGGCGATCCGGGCCTACGGCCTCACCGACCTGCACCTCGACGCGCCGCCGGCGTGGCTCGCCTGGTCGATCGCCGTGCCCGTCGGCGTCGCGGTGGCGCTGATGGGCGCCTGGCGCTCCTCGAAGCGCGCGTCCCGCGTGCCTCCGGCGGCCGCGTTGCGGGAGGCGAACGTCGAGCGCCGTCGCCCCGGTGTCGTCCAGCTCCTCGTCGCTCTCGTCTGCGCCGCGGCAGTCGTCGCCGTCGCCGTGGTCGCCAGGGACATGCCGCCTCTGTTCGCGATGGTCGTGGCGATCTTCCTGCCCGAGCTGCTGGTGATCGGCGTGATGTGCGTCGGCACCCTGCTGCTCCCGGCGTCGGCCCGTCTCCTGGCACGACCCTTCGTCGGCGCCCACGTGACCGCGCGTCTGGCTCGCGACCAGCTCACGGCCGCGAGCCGGACCACCGCCGCGCTCGCCGCGCCGGTGGTGGCGATCTCCGGCATCGCCTGCTCGCTGATCGTGACCCTCAGCTTCGTCGCCGACTGGACCACCGCCCAGGACCGGGCGCAGCTCGAGGCGCCGCTCGTCGTCGCGACCGGCGGGAATGCGGAGGTCGCGGACTCAGTCGCGGCGGACCCGGCCGTCGCGGTTGCCGACGAGCGGCGGCGGGTCGGCCTCACGGTCCGCGGGGAGCGGGAGGACGTCGACGTCGTCGACCTCGAGGACGCCGGTGCGGCGCGCGGCCTGCGGGCCGTGCGGGGTTCGCTGGACGACCTGCACGGAGCGACGATCGCCGTCTCCGAGACCTGGACGACCGACGCGGGCGGGGACGTGGGCGACACCCTCCCGGCGCGGGTCGCCGGCAAGGAGGTGAGGCTGCGGATCGCCGCCGTGGTGCCGGACGCCCCGGGCCTGTACGGCGAGATGCTCGTCCCCGAGGACCTGGTCGCGCCGCTCGTGGCGGAGACACCCCCGGAGCTTGTCTTCGTGGTCCCGGAAGACGACGAGAATCCCGAGGAGGTGCGCGCGGCGCTGGTCGCCGGGATGCCGGACGGAGGCCGGGTGCTGACCGCGGAGGAGTACCTCGCCGAGAACGACGCTGCGAGCCGCAGGGCCAACAGCTTCGGGCTGTGGATCCTCCTCGGCCCGGCGGGCCTGTACGCCGCGATCGCGATGGTGAACGCCACGCTGGTCGGCGCGTCGCAACGACGTCGCCAGGACGCCGTCATCCGTCTCCTCGGAGCGACGCCGCGCCAGGTGCGCCACGCGGCGATGTGGGAGGCCGCGTTCATCGGCGGTGCGGGGCTGGTGATCGGCGGGCTGATCGCGGCCTTCTGCGCGGGAGTGGTGCGGCTGGCGGTCGACCGCGACGTCCCGGGCGCGGCGACGACCATCCCGTGGCCGGCCGTCCTCGGCATCGGCGGCACGTGCCTCCTGCTCGTGGTCACCGCCGCGCTCGCGGGCGCACGCGTCCACGTGGTCGCCGGCCGCAACGTGCCGGAGCCGGACCCGGCGTGA